A single genomic interval of Zingiber officinale cultivar Zhangliang chromosome 4A, Zo_v1.1, whole genome shotgun sequence harbors:
- the LOC121973657 gene encoding F-box protein At1g67340-like has product MLVAPSAGVDCFDALPDDILVFVLSKLSSSADRPQDLFNAFLTCKRFWALENQPSVLAKASRRCLAVRAKAWSEAAHGFLSRCVDCGNLEACFILGMIRFYALGNRGSGASLMAKAAIRSHPWALYSLAIIQFNGSGGSKNAKDLRAGVALSARAAFCGHVDALRELGHCLQDGYGVRRNVNEGRRFLLQANTRELVSAIASLPSWKNGQRRRMTAEGIAEAAAVASGGGSALLSDFGWNLPPPEPHPANRFLVDWFESAATSLPEDLRLCSQRNCGRPEIRRHEFRRCSVCGVVSYCSRACQALDWRLSHKAECVPPAIYDVAAAGAAATD; this is encoded by the exons ATGCTCGTGGCCCCTTCGGCGGGGGTCGATTGCTTCGACGCGCTTCCAGATGATATTCTCGTGTTCGTGCTTTCCAAGCTCAGCTCCTCCGCCGACCGCCCTCAAGATCTCTTCAACGCTTTTTTGAC GTGCAAGAGATTTTGGGCTCTGGAAAATCAACCGTCGGTGTTGGCGAAGGCCAGCAGGAGATGCCTCGCCGTCAGAGCGAAAGCTTGGTCGGAGGCGGCTCATGGTTTCCTCAGTCGATGCGTCGATTGTGGCAATCTGGAAGCTTGCTTTATTTTGGGCATG ATACGGTTCTATGCGCTCGGAAACAGAGGATCCGGCGCGTCGTTGATGGCGAAGGCGGCGATCCGATCGCATCCATGGGCGTTGTACTCTTTGGCGATCATCCAGTTTAACGGCAGCGGCGGCTCCAAGAACGCCAAGGACCTCCGCGCCGGCGTCGCGCTGAGCGCCCGCGCGGCCTTCTGCGGCCACGTCGATGCCTTGCGCGAGCTCGGTCACTGCCTTCAAGACGGCTACGGCGTCCGCCGGAATGTCAACGAGGGACGCCGTTTCTTGCTCCAAGCCAACACCCGGGAGCTCGTGTCCGCCATCGCGTCGTTGCCGTCGTGGAAGAATGGGCAACGCCGACGGATGACCGCGGAAGGAATCGCGGAAGCTGCCGCGGTCGCCTCCGGCGGCGGCAGCGCCCTCCTCAGCGACTTCGGCTGGAACCTGCCGCCGCCGGAGCCGCACCCAGCCAACCGGTTCCTCGTCGACTGGTTCGAATCCGCAGCCACGTCGCTGCCGGAGGACCTGCGCCTCTGCTCGCAGCGCAACTGCGGCCGCCCGGAGATCCGGCGGCACGAGTTCCGGCGGTGCTCGGTCTGCGGCGTCGTCAGCTACTGCTCCAGGGCGTGCCAGGCTCTGGACTGGAGACTATCGCACAAGGCCGAGTGCGTACCGCCGGCCATCTACGACGTCGCCGCAGCCGGCGCCGCCGCCACCGACTGA
- the LOC121971112 gene encoding splicing factor-like protein 1, with protein sequence MDEAPAEIRSFQTLIPPPPSTPPSPPLTVHEPLDQGFPPPPPAEAPFDPYQDHAPPFITPAKQDALPAKLDDRQVISGNAVTHSGTDKDASGGEEEASSRRRRRRSRWEPTPSEADQNGGDAAGDGSGRKRKSRWAEEEPKPVVQLPDFMKEFTADLDPEVQALNFRLLEISRRLQSTLPLDDRPEGARSPSPEPIYDNMGIRINTREYRARERLNKERQEIISQLIQRNPAFRPPADYRPPKLQKKLYIPMKEYPGYNFIGLIIGPRGNTQKRMEKETGAKIVIRGKGSIKEGKLLQKRDYKPDPAENEDLHVLVEAETQDSLEAAASMIEKLLHPVDEVLNEHKRQQLRELAALNGTIRDEEFCRLCGEPGHRQYACPARTSTFKSDVLCKICGDGGHPTIDCPMKGTVKKMDDEYQNFLAELGGAGPESSTKQSSTLPLLGSSAPGTNLGGVQSLIKKDYDETNLYIGYLPPAFDDDSLIRLFSPFGDIVMAKVIKDRITGLSKGYGFVKYSDVSMANQAISSMNGYHLEGRTIAVRVAGKPPQPTAPPVSVPPAPPASVGAYPSQQYMPGAPLTNPPPPPGSYAPVPWGPPVPPPYAPYVPPPPGSSMYTPVQGQSVPPYTMQYPLQQQTAPPGVPGQNMPSSEAMQNLPPGVQPQSSTTTVALPVPTDMYGSGSVPGVSPPVPPPSFAPATYGYAPYYVPVPPPHSFDPTQSIGNVPWAHSAMPPQPASSAEQSTTHASDAEYEKLMSELK encoded by the coding sequence ATGGACGAAGCCCCCGCCGAAATCCGATCCTTCCAAACCCTAATTCCGCCGCCCCCCTCTACGCCTCCTTCCCCTCCTTTGACGGTGCATGAACCCCTAGATCAGGGCTTCCCCCCGCCTCCCCCTGCCGAAGCCCCATTCGATCCCTACCAGGACCACGCGCCCCCTTTCATCACCCCAGCCAAGCAGGATGCCCTCCCAGCGAAGCTCGATGACCGGCAGGTGATATCCGGAAACGCGGTCACTCACAGCGGCACTGACAAGGACGCCTCAGGCGGCGAGGAGGAAGCTAGCAGTCGCCGCCGTCGCCGGCGTAGCCGGTGGGAGCCCACTCCGTCCGAGGCCGATCAGAACGGTGGCGATGCGGCTGGCGATGGTAGTGGTAGGAAGAGGAAGTCCCGATGGGCGGAGGAAGAGCCGAAGCCCGTCGTTCAGCTCCCAGACTTCATGAAGGAGTTCACTGCAGATCTTGATCCTGAGGTACAGGCCCTCAATTTCAGGCTTCTTGAGATCAGCCGTCGCTTGCAGTCCACCTTGCCTCTAGATGATCGTCCTGAGGGTGCCCGGTCGCCGTCCCCTGAGCCGATCTACGATAACATGGGCATCCGAATCAATACTCGTGAGTATAGGGCGCGGGAGAGGCTGAATAAGGAACGGCAGGAGATTATTTCCCAACTGATTCAGCGGAACCCAGCGTTCCGTCCTCCTGCTGATTATCGTCCACCAAAGCTCCAAAAGAAGCTCTATATTCCTATGAAGGAGTATCCAGGCTATAACTTCATTGGTCTTATCATTGGTCCGCGAGGAAATACACAAAAAAGGATGGAGAAGGAGACAGGGGCAAAGATCGTCATCAGGGGAAAAGGGTCTATCAAAGAAGGTAAATTGCTTCAGAAGAGGGACTACAAGCCAGATCCAGCTGAGAATGAAGATTTACATGTCCTGGTGGAAGCGGAGACACAGGACTCACTAGAAGCTGCTGCTTCCATGATTGAGAAACTTCTGCATCCGGTTGACGAGGTGCTGAACGAACACAAAAGACAGCAGCTGAGAGAACTTGCAGCCTTGAATGGAACTATCAGGGATGAGGAATTCTGTAGGTTGTGTGGTGAGCCAGGACACAGGCAGTATGCTTGTCCTGCGCGCACTTCAACATTTAAGAGCGATGTTCTTTGTAAAATTTGTGGTGATGGTGGGCATCCCACGATTGACTGCCCCATGAAAGGAACAGTTAAGAAGATGGACGATGAGTACCAAAACTTTTTAGCTGAGCTTGGTGGTGCTGGTCCAGAGTCTTCCACGAAGCAGAGTTCTACATTGCCACTTCTTGGTTCAAGTGCTCCAGGAACTAATCTTGGTGGTGTACAAAGTCTGATTAAGAAagactatgatgaaacaaatCTTTATATTGGATATTTGCCTCCTGCTTTTGACGATGATAGCTTGATTAGGTTGTTCTCCCCCTTTGGTGATATTGTAATGGCAAAGGTTATCAAGGATCGAATCACTGGACTTAGTAAAGGTTATGGTTTCGTGAAGTACTCTGATGTATCCATGGCTAATCAGGCAATATCTAGTATGAATGGTTATCATCTGGAAGGAAGAACTATAGCTGTTCGTGTGGCTGGCAAGCCACCACAGCCTACAGCACCGCCGGTGtcggtgcctccagctcctccaGCATCAGTTGGTGCATACCCTTCTCAGCAGTACATGCCTGGCGCACCTCTTACAAACCCACCACCTCCGCCTGGTAGTTATGCTCCAGTTCCCTGGGGACCACCTGTTCCTCCTCCTTATGCACCCTATGTTCCACCTCCCCCTGGTTCTAGCATGTACACCCCTGTTCAAGGTCAGTCAGTGCCTCCCTATACCATGCAGTATCCCCTTCAGCAACAAACAGCCCCTCCTGGTGTCCCAGGTCAAAATATGCCTTCTAGTGAAGCAATGCAGAACCTTCCTCCTGGAGTTCAACCTCAGAGTTCTACTACTACTGTTGCCCTCCCTGTACCAACTGATATGTATGGTAGTGGTTCTGTACCGGGAGTTAGCCCACCTGTTCCTCCACCTTCATTTGCTCCAGCAACTTATGGCTATGCACCTTATTATGTTCCTGTTCCACCACCTCATAGTTTTGATCCCACGCAGAGCATTGGGAATGTACCATGGGCCCATAGTGCAATGCCACCTCAGCCTGCATCCTCTGCTGAACAATCAACTACTCATGCTTCAGATGCAGAATATGAGAAATTAATGTCAGAGTTGAAATGA